The following coding sequences are from one Pseudomonas mendocina window:
- the ada gene encoding bifunctional DNA-binding transcriptional regulator/O6-methylguanine-DNA methyltransferase Ada → MLDQERCWQAVCERDAAQDGRFVFAVRSTGIYCRPSCPARRPRRDNVSFHHDAASAEAAGFRPCKRCSPQGQSPAQQLDALVAAACELLRGAQRFTLPQLAARIGLSPSHLARAFKARTGMTPNAWAAAERRRRLDDHLLLADSVLDAALAAGYSGTRALYEKPQAMSPAQRRQRGAGEHLRYAIAPCPLGHMLLATSDKGICALLFGDEPAALREELQQRFAAAQLEEDEEGLRASLEQVLAQLEEPERAAHLPLDIRGTAFQQRVWQALQSIPRGETRSYAQLAGQLDSHPRAIARACASNAIGLLLPCHRVVASDGSLSGYRWGLARKRQLLEREQS, encoded by the coding sequence ATGCTCGACCAAGAACGCTGCTGGCAGGCCGTGTGCGAACGCGATGCTGCGCAGGACGGGCGTTTCGTCTTCGCCGTGCGCAGCACCGGTATCTACTGTCGACCGAGCTGCCCGGCCCGACGGCCTAGGCGTGACAACGTCAGCTTCCACCACGATGCCGCCAGTGCCGAAGCCGCTGGTTTTCGCCCGTGCAAACGCTGCTCGCCACAAGGACAGAGCCCGGCGCAGCAGCTTGATGCCTTGGTCGCGGCGGCTTGCGAACTGCTGCGCGGGGCGCAGCGCTTCACCCTGCCACAACTGGCCGCCCGAATCGGTTTGTCACCTTCCCACCTGGCACGTGCTTTCAAGGCCCGTACCGGAATGACGCCCAACGCCTGGGCCGCCGCCGAACGACGCCGGCGCCTGGACGATCACCTGCTGCTAGCCGACAGCGTGCTCGATGCAGCCCTGGCCGCCGGCTACTCCGGCACCCGCGCACTGTATGAAAAGCCCCAGGCGATGAGCCCCGCCCAACGCCGCCAGCGTGGTGCTGGCGAACATCTGCGCTATGCCATCGCCCCCTGCCCGCTCGGGCACATGTTGCTGGCGACCAGCGACAAGGGCATCTGCGCTCTGCTGTTCGGCGATGAGCCGGCAGCCCTGCGTGAGGAGTTGCAACAGCGTTTCGCCGCCGCCCAGCTGGAGGAGGATGAAGAAGGCCTACGAGCCTCGTTGGAACAGGTGCTGGCGCAACTGGAGGAACCGGAGCGGGCCGCCCATCTGCCACTGGATATTCGTGGTACCGCCTTCCAGCAGCGCGTGTGGCAAGCCTTGCAGAGCATTCCCAGAGGCGAAACCCGCAGCTACGCGCAACTGGCTGGGCAACTGGACAGCCATCCCCGCGCGATTGCTCGCGCCTGCGCCAGCAACGCCATCGGCCTGCTGCTGCCGTGCCATCGGGTGGTCGCCAGCGATGGAAGCCTCAGCGGCTACCGCTGGGGGCTGGCTCGCAAGCGACAGCTGCTGGAACGGGAACAGTCATAA
- a CDS encoding DJ-1 family glyoxalase III, which produces MSKRALIAVADGSEDLECVTLIDVLRRAEIEVVLASAEDRRMITCARGTRLTADAMLLDVLAQDFDLIVLPGGMPGAQRLADFEPLAERVRKQAKAGELFAAICAAPAVALQHYGVLRQRRMTCYPSFSDRLSGCSFVDEPVVVDGNCITSQGPGTALAFALTLVEQLVGRSTRNEVAKAMLV; this is translated from the coding sequence ATGAGTAAACGCGCCCTGATTGCCGTGGCCGACGGCAGTGAAGACCTTGAATGCGTGACCTTGATCGACGTGCTGCGCCGCGCGGAAATCGAGGTGGTGCTGGCCAGTGCCGAGGATCGCCGGATGATCACCTGTGCCCGCGGTACCCGGCTGACTGCCGATGCCATGTTGCTCGATGTCCTGGCGCAGGATTTCGACCTCATCGTATTGCCCGGCGGTATGCCAGGTGCGCAGCGCCTGGCTGATTTCGAACCGCTGGCCGAGCGGGTACGCAAGCAGGCCAAGGCCGGTGAGCTGTTCGCTGCCATCTGCGCGGCGCCAGCTGTTGCACTGCAGCACTACGGCGTGCTGCGGCAGCGACGGATGACCTGCTACCCGAGTTTCAGTGATCGGCTCAGTGGTTGCAGCTTCGTCGATGAGCCTGTGGTGGTGGACGGCAATTGCATCACCAGCCAGGGGCCGGGCACGGCTCTGGCTTTTGCGCTGACGCTGGTTGAGCAACTGGTGGGTCGCAGCACGCGCAACGAAGTGGCCAAGGCGATGTTGGTGTAG
- a CDS encoding NCS2 family permease, whose amino-acid sequence MLERLFQLQAHNTNVRTEVLAGVTTFLTMAYILFVNPSILGETGMDKGAVFVATCLAAAFGSAVMGMIANYPIALAPGMGLNAFFTYTVVLGMGHTWQVALGAVFLSACLFFLLSIFKIREWIINSIPLELRSAIAAGIGLFLALIALQNAGIVVANPATMVGMGDLGSPQALLAILGFFLIIGMEALRITGAVLISILVVTGLSILLGVSEFGGVVSMPPSLAPTFMQLDIAGALDVGLISVIFAFLFVDLFDNSGTLIAVAKKAGLMRKDGHLPKMGRALIADSTAALGGSLLGTSTTTSYIESAAGVSAGGRTGLTAIVVAVLFLFALFFAPLAGSVPAFATAPALLFVAVLMASGMAEIEWDDITVAAPVVVTALAMPLTYSIATGIAFGFITWVAAKTLAGRARELNGMLVALAVFCVIKLSLF is encoded by the coding sequence ATGCTGGAAAGACTGTTCCAACTCCAAGCCCACAACACCAATGTGCGTACCGAGGTGCTGGCCGGGGTCACCACTTTCCTGACCATGGCCTACATCCTCTTCGTCAACCCGAGCATCCTCGGCGAAACCGGTATGGACAAGGGCGCGGTGTTCGTCGCCACCTGCCTGGCCGCAGCATTCGGCTCGGCGGTGATGGGCATGATCGCCAACTACCCGATCGCCCTGGCACCGGGCATGGGTCTGAACGCCTTCTTCACCTACACCGTGGTGCTGGGCATGGGCCACACCTGGCAGGTGGCACTGGGTGCCGTGTTCCTCTCTGCGTGCCTGTTCTTCCTGCTGTCGATCTTCAAGATCCGCGAGTGGATCATCAACAGCATCCCGCTGGAGCTGCGCTCGGCCATCGCCGCCGGCATCGGCCTGTTCCTCGCGCTGATCGCCCTGCAGAACGCCGGTATCGTCGTCGCCAACCCGGCCACCATGGTCGGCATGGGTGACCTGGGCAGCCCGCAGGCGCTGCTGGCGATCCTCGGTTTCTTCCTGATCATCGGCATGGAGGCGCTGCGCATCACCGGCGCGGTGTTGATCAGCATCCTGGTGGTCACCGGCCTGAGCATCCTGCTCGGCGTCAGCGAGTTCGGTGGCGTGGTGTCGATGCCGCCATCGCTGGCGCCGACCTTCATGCAACTGGATATCGCCGGCGCGCTGGACGTGGGCCTGATCAGCGTGATCTTCGCCTTTCTGTTCGTCGACCTGTTCGACAACTCCGGCACCCTTATCGCCGTGGCCAAGAAAGCCGGCCTGATGCGCAAGGACGGCCACCTGCCGAAAATGGGCCGCGCCCTGATCGCCGACAGTACCGCAGCATTGGGCGGCTCGCTGCTGGGCACCAGCACTACCACCAGCTACATCGAATCGGCGGCGGGCGTCAGCGCTGGCGGGCGCACCGGCCTGACCGCCATCGTGGTCGCCGTGCTGTTTCTCTTCGCCCTGTTCTTCGCGCCGCTGGCCGGCAGCGTGCCAGCCTTCGCCACCGCCCCGGCGCTACTGTTCGTCGCCGTACTGATGGCCTCGGGCATGGCCGAGATCGAGTGGGACGACATCACCGTCGCCGCCCCGGTGGTAGTCACCGCGCTGGCCATGCCGCTGACCTACTCCATCGCCACCGGCATCGCCTTCGGCTTCATCACCTGGGTCGCGGCCAAGACCCTGGCCGGACGTGCCCGTGAGCTGAACGGCATGCTGGTAGCGCTGGCCGTGTTCTGCGTGATCAAGCTGTCGCTGTTCTGA
- the trmA gene encoding tRNA (uridine(54)-C5)-methyltransferase TrmA, translating into MSRPAFDPASYDAQLAEKKARLVELLAPFSAPEPEVFDSPREHYRLRAEFRLWREDGQRHYAMFAPGDKHTPILIDDFPIASLRINDLMPRLRAAWQASETLSFKLFQVEFLTTLTGDALITLAYHRPLDAAWQAEAERLAAELNVSLVGRSRGQRLVIGRDYVDEELIVAGRSFRYRQPEGAFTQPNGAVCQKMLGWAYDVLGQRNDDLLELYCGNGNFTLPLATRVHKVLATEISKTSVNAALANLADNGVNNVELVRLSAEELTQALNEVRPFRRLAGIDLKSYEFGSVFVDPPRAGMDPDTCELTRRFERILYISCNPETLAANIAQLDDTHKVTRCALFDQFPYTHHMESGVLLERR; encoded by the coding sequence ATGAGCCGCCCCGCATTCGACCCCGCCAGCTACGACGCCCAACTCGCCGAGAAGAAGGCTCGCCTGGTCGAATTGCTGGCGCCCTTCTCGGCTCCGGAGCCAGAGGTTTTCGACTCGCCGCGTGAGCACTACCGCCTACGCGCCGAGTTTCGCCTGTGGCGTGAGGACGGCCAGCGTCACTACGCGATGTTCGCCCCTGGCGACAAGCACACGCCGATTCTGATCGACGACTTCCCCATCGCCAGCCTGCGTATCAACGACCTGATGCCGCGCCTGCGCGCCGCCTGGCAGGCCAGCGAGACGCTGTCGTTCAAGTTGTTCCAGGTCGAATTCCTCACCACCCTGACCGGCGATGCGCTGATCACCCTGGCCTACCACCGGCCCCTGGACGCCGCCTGGCAAGCCGAGGCCGAGCGCCTGGCCGCCGAGCTGAACGTCAGCCTGGTCGGCCGCTCACGTGGCCAGCGCCTGGTAATCGGCCGTGATTATGTCGACGAGGAGTTGATCGTGGCCGGGCGTAGCTTTCGCTACCGCCAGCCGGAAGGCGCCTTTACCCAGCCCAACGGCGCGGTGTGCCAGAAGATGCTCGGCTGGGCCTACGACGTACTGGGCCAGCGCAACGACGACCTGCTGGAGCTGTACTGCGGCAACGGCAACTTCACCCTGCCGCTGGCGACCCGTGTACACAAGGTGCTCGCCACCGAGATCAGCAAGACCTCGGTCAACGCCGCTCTGGCCAACCTGGCTGACAACGGCGTGAACAACGTCGAACTGGTGCGTTTGTCCGCCGAAGAGCTGACCCAGGCGCTCAACGAGGTGCGCCCGTTCCGCCGCCTGGCCGGTATCGACCTGAAAAGCTACGAATTCGGCAGCGTCTTCGTCGACCCGCCACGCGCCGGCATGGATCCGGACACCTGCGAGCTGACTCGACGCTTCGAACGCATCCTGTATATCTCCTGCAACCCGGAAACCCTGGCCGCCAACATCGCCCAGCTCGATGACACCCACAAGGTCACGCGTTGCGCACTGTTCGACCAGTTCCCCTACACCCATCACATGGAATCGGGTGTTTTGCTGGAAAGGCGCTAA
- a CDS encoding DUF4345 family protein → MLFARIVLLIQIAALSLLGLAYFIRPEEMASFSGALLMGSAAVTEVRAYYGGLQLGLAAYLAMALTRLDLLRPALMLLVLLYAALALARIAGLWLDGGAQQTFNLYALLLEVMSAVLAWWALRGLAR, encoded by the coding sequence ATGCTGTTTGCCCGAATCGTTCTGCTGATCCAGATCGCGGCGCTGAGTCTGCTGGGGCTGGCCTATTTCATTCGCCCTGAGGAAATGGCCAGTTTCAGTGGTGCCCTGCTGATGGGGAGTGCCGCCGTGACCGAGGTTCGAGCCTACTACGGCGGCCTGCAACTGGGGCTGGCGGCTTATCTGGCGATGGCCTTGACGCGCCTGGATCTGCTGCGCCCGGCGCTGATGCTGCTGGTGTTGCTGTATGCCGCGCTGGCCTTGGCACGTATCGCCGGACTGTGGCTGGATGGCGGGGCGCAGCAGACCTTCAATCTTTATGCGCTGCTGCTTGAGGTGATGTCGGCCGTGCTGGCCTGGTGGGCGTTACGCGGGCTCGCACGCTAG
- a CDS encoding DUF411 domain-containing protein yields MRHSLLALCLFTSLAQASEALTIDVHRDANCGCCKAWISHLQDNGFTVNDHVEADMSAVKQRLGVPPRLASCHTGVIDGKFVEGHVPAADILKLRERPDLLGAAVPGMPMGSPGMEYGDRVDAYQVIGLDRERQDQVLADYPGN; encoded by the coding sequence ATGCGCCACTCGCTGCTCGCCCTCTGTCTCTTCACCAGCCTGGCCCAGGCCAGCGAAGCGCTGACCATCGACGTCCACCGCGACGCCAACTGCGGCTGCTGCAAGGCCTGGATCAGCCATCTGCAGGACAACGGCTTTACCGTCAACGACCATGTCGAAGCCGACATGAGCGCGGTCAAACAGCGCCTTGGTGTGCCGCCACGCCTGGCCTCCTGTCATACCGGGGTGATCGACGGCAAATTCGTCGAGGGCCATGTACCGGCCGCCGACATTCTCAAGTTGCGTGAACGCCCCGATCTGCTCGGCGCGGCGGTGCCAGGCATGCCCATGGGCTCGCCCGGCATGGAATACGGTGACCGCGTCGATGCCTACCAGGTGATTGGTCTGGATCGTGAGCGCCAGGATCAGGTACTGGCCGACTATCCCGGCAACTGA
- a CDS encoding neutral zinc metallopeptidase — protein sequence MRWQRGRRSDNVVDARGRSGRRVGGGLSLAGVAVIVIVGLLMGQDPLQILGQIAGQATQPQVSQPQSAPPANDQQSEFVRAILGDTEDTWRELFQQAGQQYRDPKLVLFSDGVNSACGFASSAVGPFYCPGDQRVYLDMAFFREMEQRFSAAGDFAQAYVIAHEVGHHVQTLLGVSAKVNAARQRGERVEGDGGLLVRQELQADCLAGVWAHHAQRRHDWLEAGDLEEALNAASAIGDDRLQKQARGQVVPDAFTHGTSEQRVRWFKNGFENGQPGRCDTFKATRL from the coding sequence ATGCGCTGGCAACGCGGCAGACGCAGTGACAACGTGGTGGATGCGCGCGGCCGATCGGGCAGGCGCGTCGGTGGCGGGCTGAGCCTGGCCGGGGTGGCAGTGATCGTCATCGTCGGCCTGCTGATGGGCCAGGATCCGCTGCAGATTCTTGGCCAGATCGCCGGCCAGGCCACCCAGCCGCAGGTCAGCCAACCCCAGAGCGCACCACCGGCCAACGATCAACAGAGCGAGTTCGTCCGCGCCATCCTCGGTGACACCGAAGACACCTGGCGCGAGCTGTTCCAACAGGCCGGCCAGCAATATCGCGACCCGAAACTGGTGCTGTTCTCGGATGGTGTCAACTCGGCCTGCGGCTTCGCCAGCTCGGCCGTCGGCCCCTTCTACTGCCCCGGCGACCAGCGCGTGTACCTCGACATGGCATTCTTCCGCGAGATGGAGCAACGCTTTTCGGCAGCGGGCGACTTCGCCCAGGCCTACGTGATTGCCCATGAAGTAGGCCACCACGTGCAAACGCTGCTCGGCGTCTCGGCCAAGGTCAATGCCGCACGTCAGCGGGGCGAGCGGGTCGAAGGCGACGGTGGCCTGCTGGTTCGCCAGGAGCTACAGGCCGACTGCCTGGCAGGCGTCTGGGCACATCATGCCCAACGCCGCCACGACTGGCTCGAAGCCGGCGACCTGGAAGAAGCCCTGAACGCCGCCAGCGCCATCGGTGACGACCGCCTGCAGAAACAGGCCCGTGGTCAGGTGGTTCCGGACGCCTTCACCCACGGCACCTCAGAGCAGCGCGTGCGCTGGTTCAAGAACGGATTCGAGAACGGCCAGCCCGGGCGTTGCGATACCTTCAAGGCAACTCGGTTGTAA
- a CDS encoding HAD family hydrolase, producing the protein MNALRDARHWVFDMDGTLTLAVHDFPAIKRMLGIPQDDDILHHLAALPSEEAAQKHAWLLEHERELALVSRPAPGAIELVRALCERGCQLGILTRNAHELALLTLQAIGLDDCFSIADILGRDEAPPKPHPGGLLHLAERWAVTPQELVMVGDYRFDLECAQAAGARGVLVNLPDNPWPELTELHARDCGELLALL; encoded by the coding sequence GTGAACGCATTGCGCGACGCGCGCCACTGGGTGTTCGACATGGACGGCACCCTGACCCTGGCGGTGCATGATTTTCCGGCAATCAAGCGGATGCTGGGCATTCCCCAGGACGACGACATCCTCCATCACCTGGCGGCGCTGCCGTCAGAGGAAGCGGCGCAGAAGCATGCCTGGCTGCTCGAGCACGAGCGCGAGCTGGCGCTGGTCTCACGTCCGGCGCCGGGCGCCATCGAGTTGGTGCGTGCGCTGTGCGAGCGGGGTTGCCAGCTCGGCATCCTCACGCGCAATGCGCATGAGTTGGCGCTGCTGACGCTGCAGGCCATCGGGCTGGATGACTGTTTCTCCATCGCCGACATTCTCGGCCGCGACGAAGCGCCGCCCAAGCCGCACCCGGGCGGCCTTTTGCATCTGGCTGAGCGCTGGGCGGTAACGCCGCAGGAGCTGGTGATGGTCGGCGATTATCGCTTCGATCTGGAATGTGCCCAGGCCGCTGGCGCACGTGGCGTGCTGGTCAACCTACCGGACAACCCCTGGCCGGAGCTGACCGAGCTGCATGCGCGCGATTGCGGGGAGCTGCTGGCGCTTCTGTAG
- the tesB gene encoding acyl-CoA thioesterase II: MTQVLDDLVALLSLEQIEENLFRGRSQDLGFRQLFGGQVLGQCISAGSQTVEEARHVHSMHGYFLRPGDASLPVVYQVERTRDGGSFSTRRVVAVQKGKPIFFCSASFQYDEEGFHHQSQMPDVPGPEGLKSETELARMVAPMIPERLRERAISDKPIEIRPVTLINPFAPQPCEPVKYVWFRAAGELPDDPQLHKYLLAYASDFNLLTTSMQPHGVSVFQKFMQVASLDHSLWFHRNLRMDDWLLYAMDSPWAGNARGFSRASIYNRQGELVASVAQEGLTRVREDWK; this comes from the coding sequence ATGACCCAGGTGCTCGACGATCTGGTGGCGCTGCTCAGCCTGGAGCAGATCGAGGAAAACCTGTTCCGTGGCCGCAGCCAGGATCTGGGTTTCCGCCAGCTGTTCGGCGGCCAGGTGCTTGGCCAATGCATATCCGCTGGCAGTCAGACGGTCGAGGAGGCACGCCACGTGCACTCCATGCACGGCTACTTCCTGCGCCCCGGTGACGCCAGCCTGCCAGTGGTGTACCAGGTCGAGCGCACTCGTGATGGTGGCAGCTTCAGCACCCGTCGCGTGGTGGCGGTGCAGAAGGGCAAACCGATCTTCTTCTGCAGTGCGTCGTTTCAATATGACGAAGAGGGGTTCCACCACCAGAGCCAGATGCCGGACGTACCCGGCCCCGAGGGTCTGAAGTCGGAAACCGAACTGGCGCGCATGGTCGCACCGATGATTCCCGAGCGTCTGCGCGAGCGTGCGATCAGCGACAAACCGATCGAGATCCGCCCGGTCACGTTGATCAATCCCTTCGCGCCGCAACCCTGCGAGCCGGTCAAGTACGTCTGGTTCCGTGCCGCCGGCGAGTTGCCGGACGACCCGCAACTGCACAAGTACCTGTTGGCTTATGCCAGTGACTTCAACCTGCTGACCACCTCGATGCAGCCCCATGGCGTGTCGGTGTTCCAGAAGTTCATGCAGGTGGCCAGCCTCGACCATTCGCTATGGTTCCACCGCAACCTGCGCATGGATGACTGGCTGTTGTACGCCATGGACAGCCCCTGGGCCGGTAATGCGCGCGGCTTTTCCCGTGCGAGCATCTACAACCGCCAGGGCGAGCTGGTGGCCTCGGTCGCTCAGGAAGGTCTGACCCGCGTGCGTGAGGACTGGAAGTGA
- a CDS encoding SagB/ThcOx family dehydrogenase, translated as MTDVLAYHQLSKHAPERFAPGPGQLDWSTQPAPFRRYEGARLIELYHRPLEEGPVYDAAFAGLQTPPAPLDRASISQLLYDSLAISAWKEAGGSRWALRVNPSSGNLHPTEAYLLLPPGVVGDDGVLAHYAPDIHALEVRSDLPAPLGQRLANSLPPGGFLLGLSSIAWREAWKYGERAYRYCQHDLGHALAALAIAASVQGWQVRMLQGVDEARLDGLLGLDCEGFYEAEHGDCLLWIGPAQAMEFPLPEKLLMGLAQLERIGTPNRLSREYRQWPELQRVHDLCRAPARPRGPWKLDTASVRADNPGLPLRPILHRRRSAQSMDGRSGIQAELLLAWLRRLMPAQSPVPFAVTGEPSEIDLLLFVHRVQGLTPGLYWLDRSGSGVQPLREDYLWLRVDDDLPLYRLLEGDTRGLAGFLSCGQDIAADGCVALAMLAQVGRAVANGNWRYPRLYWECGQVGQLLYLEAEAAGLSGTGIGCYFDDALRELLGDADSGWQSLYHFTLGRAVWDERLTSLPAYSQPRLPPARGDNP; from the coding sequence ATGACGGATGTGCTCGCCTATCATCAGCTCAGCAAACACGCGCCCGAGCGCTTCGCGCCGGGGCCGGGGCAACTGGACTGGTCGACCCAACCTGCGCCGTTTCGCCGCTACGAGGGCGCCCGGTTGATTGAGTTGTACCACCGCCCACTGGAAGAGGGGCCGGTGTACGACGCGGCTTTCGCCGGGCTGCAGACGCCGCCTGCACCGCTCGACCGAGCCAGCATCTCGCAACTGCTGTACGACAGCCTGGCCATTTCCGCCTGGAAGGAGGCCGGGGGCAGTCGCTGGGCGCTGCGGGTCAACCCGTCATCCGGCAACCTGCACCCAACCGAGGCTTATCTGCTGTTGCCGCCGGGCGTGGTGGGCGACGACGGCGTGCTGGCCCACTATGCCCCGGATATCCATGCCCTGGAGGTGCGCAGTGACTTGCCGGCGCCGCTGGGCCAGCGGCTTGCGAACAGCCTACCGCCGGGTGGTTTTCTCCTCGGTCTGAGCAGCATCGCCTGGCGCGAGGCCTGGAAGTACGGCGAGCGCGCCTATCGCTATTGTCAGCATGATCTGGGGCATGCCCTGGCAGCGCTGGCCATCGCCGCCAGTGTGCAGGGCTGGCAAGTACGGATGCTGCAGGGCGTGGACGAAGCACGTCTGGACGGCTTGCTGGGGTTGGATTGCGAGGGTTTCTACGAAGCCGAACACGGCGACTGCCTGCTATGGATCGGCCCGGCGCAGGCGATGGAGTTCCCGCTGCCCGAGAAGCTATTGATGGGGTTGGCGCAGTTGGAGCGTATCGGCACGCCGAATCGTCTGTCGCGCGAGTATCGGCAGTGGCCGGAACTGCAGCGCGTGCATGACCTGTGCCGCGCGCCGGCCCGCCCGCGCGGCCCATGGAAGCTGGATACCGCCAGCGTGCGCGCCGACAACCCCGGCCTGCCCTTGAGACCCATCCTGCATCGCCGGCGCAGTGCGCAGAGCATGGATGGTCGCAGCGGCATTCAGGCCGAGCTGTTGCTGGCCTGGCTGCGCCGTCTGATGCCGGCGCAATCGCCAGTGCCGTTCGCCGTCACCGGTGAACCGAGCGAGATCGACCTGTTGCTGTTCGTCCATCGTGTGCAGGGGCTGACGCCTGGCCTGTACTGGCTGGATCGCAGCGGCAGCGGTGTGCAGCCGCTGCGCGAGGATTATCTGTGGCTGCGGGTGGACGATGACCTGCCGCTGTATCGCCTGCTCGAAGGCGATACCCGTGGTCTGGCGGGTTTTCTCAGTTGCGGCCAGGACATCGCTGCCGACGGCTGCGTGGCCTTGGCCATGCTGGCGCAGGTGGGGCGCGCCGTTGCCAATGGCAACTGGCGTTATCCCAGGCTCTACTGGGAATGCGGTCAGGTCGGCCAGTTGTTGTATCTGGAGGCCGAGGCAGCGGGGCTTTCCGGTACCGGCATCGGCTGCTACTTCGACGATGCGTTAAGGGAATTGCTCGGAGATGCCGACAGCGGCTGGCAAAGTCTTTACCATTTCACCCTTGGCCGCGCCGTATGGGACGAGCGCCTGACCTCCCTGCCGGCCTATTCACAACCGCGATTACCCCCTGCCCGAGGAGACAATCCATGA
- a CDS encoding GNAT family N-acetyltransferase, with amino-acid sequence MPLIETSSERLLLRTWRDNDLPALIALNADAEVMRHFPAPLDAEQSAQLLARIRAHFDEHGFGFWALERRDTGELIGVTGLAQVSFEAPFVPAVEIGWRLARSHWRHGYASEAARASLIVAFEQLGLDEVLSFTVPANLPSQAVMRSIGMQRDESGDFLHPRVPDGHPLQPHVLYRIRREHWEARR; translated from the coding sequence ATGCCCCTGATCGAAACCTCTTCCGAGCGGCTCTTGCTGCGTACCTGGCGCGACAATGACCTGCCGGCGCTGATAGCACTCAATGCCGATGCGGAGGTTATGCGTCATTTTCCTGCCCCTCTGGACGCCGAGCAGAGCGCGCAATTGCTGGCGCGCATCCGTGCGCATTTCGATGAGCACGGTTTTGGCTTCTGGGCGCTGGAGCGGCGCGACACTGGCGAGCTGATCGGTGTCACCGGCCTGGCGCAGGTCAGCTTCGAGGCGCCTTTCGTGCCTGCCGTGGAGATTGGCTGGCGCTTGGCTCGGTCCCACTGGCGTCATGGCTACGCCAGTGAGGCAGCGCGCGCTTCATTGATCGTGGCCTTCGAGCAGCTTGGGCTGGATGAGGTATTGAGCTTCACCGTGCCGGCCAACCTGCCGTCGCAAGCGGTAATGCGCAGCATCGGTATGCAGCGTGACGAGAGCGGCGATTTCCTCCACCCACGGGTGCCGGATGGTCATCCCCTGCAGCCGCACGTGCTCTATCGCATCCGCCGCGAGCACTGGGAGGCGCGGCGATGA
- a CDS encoding histone deacetylase, with the protein MPLPLVYHEDYSPPFPAGHRFPMEKFRLLRDHLIDSGLTTDAGLQRPELCPAQILTLAHCPDYIARYMAGELSHEDQRRLGLPWSAALAQRTVRAVGGSLLTAELALSHGLACHLAGGTHHAHYDFPSGFCIFNDLAVIARYLLEAGRVQRVLIFDCDVHQGDGTARLLTDVPDAVTVSLHCEQNFPARKAESDWDIPLPRGMGDEDYLKVVDSTLDYLLPLYQPDLVLYDAGVDVHKDDALGYLQLTDAGLAARDEAVLQHCLGRDIPVMGVIGGGYSKDHAALARRHGILHHSAAKVWAARGLG; encoded by the coding sequence ATGCCGCTACCGCTGGTCTACCACGAGGATTACAGCCCACCCTTTCCGGCCGGGCACCGTTTCCCCATGGAGAAATTCCGCCTGTTGCGCGATCACCTGATCGACAGCGGTCTGACCACCGATGCCGGGCTGCAACGCCCCGAGCTGTGCCCGGCGCAGATTCTCACCCTGGCCCACTGCCCGGACTACATCGCCCGCTATATGGCCGGCGAGCTGTCGCATGAGGATCAGCGTCGCCTTGGCCTGCCCTGGAGCGCAGCCCTGGCGCAACGCACCGTACGTGCCGTGGGCGGTTCGCTGCTGACTGCCGAACTGGCGCTCAGCCATGGCCTGGCCTGCCACCTGGCCGGCGGCACGCACCACGCGCACTACGACTTTCCTTCCGGTTTCTGCATCTTCAACGACCTGGCAGTGATCGCTCGCTACCTATTGGAGGCCGGCCGCGTGCAGCGCGTGTTGATCTTCGACTGCGATGTGCACCAGGGCGACGGCACCGCACGCCTGCTGACGGACGTACCGGATGCCGTCACCGTATCGTTGCATTGCGAACAGAACTTCCCGGCACGCAAGGCCGAAAGCGACTGGGACATTCCACTGCCACGCGGTATGGGTGACGAGGACTACCTCAAGGTTGTGGACAGCACGCTCGACTACCTGCTGCCGCTCTACCAGCCGGATCTGGTGCTCTACGACGCGGGCGTCGACGTGCACAAGGACGATGCTCTGGGCTACCTGCAACTCACCGACGCCGGACTCGCCGCTCGCGACGAAGCCGTGCTGCAGCACTGCCTGGGTCGCGACATTCCAGTAATGGGCGTAATCGGCGGCGGCTACTCCAAGGATCACGCCGCCCTCGCCCGCCGCCACGGCATCCTGCATCACAGCGCGGCCAAGGTTTGGGCTGCGCGCGGGTTGGGCTAG